The Candidatus Anaeroferrophillus wilburensis genome contains a region encoding:
- a CDS encoding prepilin-type N-terminal cleavage/methylation domain-containing protein — protein sequence MMNKDQSNRGFTLIELMIAMVVMAFGILGYMFLMNRAIEGRVFSREMSRAVIVTQQQLDQLLAADFNSDLLAAGNHPTAAEDTADGNNADGLLTTTMQGFEYNTRWEVTDTTATLKTIEVETTWNIKGEASTATRFRPIYLGSMKRE from the coding sequence ATGATGAACAAGGACCAGTCAAACCGGGGATTTACCCTCATCGAGTTGATGATCGCCATGGTGGTCATGGCCTTCGGCATCCTCGGCTATATGTTTCTCATGAACCGGGCCATTGAAGGCCGGGTCTTCTCCCGGGAGATGAGCCGGGCGGTGATTGTCACCCAGCAGCAGCTGGACCAGCTGCTGGCCGCCGATTTCAATAGCGACCTGCTAGCGGCCGGCAACCACCCCACCGCCGCCGAAGACACGGCCGACGGCAATAATGCCGACGGCCTGCTGACCACCACCATGCAGGGCTTTGAGTATAACACCCGCTGGGAGGTGACAGATACAACCGCGACATTGAAAACCATCGAGGTGGAAACAACCTGGAACATCAAGGGCGAGGCATCAACCGCAACCAGATTTAGACCCATCTACTTAGGTTCCATGAAAAGAGAATAA
- a CDS encoding PilW family protein gives MKRPNNNHPRPFSRRGFTLVELMVVLVILGITVVGTLGLVVTQNKAYHSEEAIIDMQTNARLAMTEITRIVRMTGYGCAGSFGANYTSGNMTVEGDAVADPLTSLIAINTLADYDDDGNYDNEKDAGTDDLTIVAGMKYVGQVTAVPATNQITLDSIGNLKDDDTDAAKSYIYVSPNINRAYDAIDTVAGTTLTTHANTDAQVGDTVHQVQAFTFRLVDGSLRIDENVDPSTANMDRANNIEDLQFQYGIDTTGDGFYDSWSDNPASINRIKAIKIFILARTANPDREYTDRRIYSIAGVNVGPFNDHFHRFLLESTVMIRNLNF, from the coding sequence TTGAAAAGACCAAATAACAATCATCCACGGCCTTTTTCCCGCCGCGGCTTCACCCTGGTGGAGCTGATGGTGGTCCTAGTCATCCTGGGCATCACCGTGGTCGGCACCCTGGGGCTGGTGGTCACCCAGAACAAGGCTTACCATAGCGAGGAAGCAATTATCGACATGCAGACCAACGCCCGCCTGGCAATGACCGAGATTACCAGGATCGTCCGCATGACCGGCTATGGCTGCGCCGGCAGTTTCGGTGCCAATTACACCTCGGGAAACATGACCGTTGAAGGCGACGCGGTTGCCGACCCCCTCACCTCGCTGATCGCCATCAACACCCTGGCGGATTATGATGATGATGGCAATTATGACAATGAAAAAGATGCCGGCACGGATGACCTTACCATCGTTGCCGGCATGAAATATGTGGGGCAGGTTACCGCCGTCCCGGCAACCAACCAGATCACTCTCGACAGCATCGGCAACCTGAAGGATGATGACACCGATGCAGCCAAAAGCTATATCTATGTCTCCCCCAACATCAACAGGGCTTATGATGCGATTGACACCGTTGCCGGCACCACCCTCACCACCCATGCCAATACCGACGCCCAGGTGGGCGATACTGTCCATCAGGTGCAGGCCTTCACCTTCCGGCTGGTGGACGGCAGCCTGAGGATTGATGAAAACGTCGATCCTTCGACTGCCAACATGGATCGGGCAAACAACATCGAGGACCTGCAATTTCAGTATGGCATTGATACCACCGGGGACGGCTTCTACGACAGCTGGTCAGACAACCCGGCCAGCATCAACCGGATAAAAGCGATAAAAATCTTCATCCTTGCCCGGACCGCCAACCCGGACCGCGAGTATACCGACAGAAGAATCTACTCCATTGCCGGGGTCAATGTGGGCCCCTTCAACGATCATTTTCATCGTTTTCTCCTGGAATCAACGGTAATGATCAGAAACCTCAACTTTTGA
- a CDS encoding GspH/FimT family pseudopilin has product MNTDFSSRRHAPQAGFTLVELMVTMVVIAVIASLTFAEINSQSYQLKSSANTLKGTMQRARLEAINRNLDVRIDFDPDGDGTVNHGYSMIDADGVTVETISEEKVAFTPSPASLMFTFTPEGTGTAGNITMITTGRPAPEYKITTNNIGRINIEKTK; this is encoded by the coding sequence ATGAATACTGATTTTTCTTCTCGCCGTCATGCACCACAAGCCGGCTTCACCCTGGTGGAGCTGATGGTCACCATGGTGGTCATAGCCGTCATCGCCTCCCTGACCTTTGCAGAGATCAACTCCCAGAGCTACCAGCTGAAAAGCAGCGCCAACACCCTGAAGGGCACCATGCAGCGGGCCCGGCTGGAGGCCATCAACCGCAATCTGGATGTCCGTATCGATTTTGACCCGGATGGCGACGGCACGGTAAATCACGGCTATAGCATGATTGATGCGGACGGGGTCACCGTTGAGACCATCAGCGAGGAAAAGGTTGCCTTTACCCCCAGTCCCGCTTCCCTGATGTTCACATTCACCCCTGAGGGGACCGGCACTGCCGGCAACATTACCATGATCACCACCGGCCGCCCGGCACCGGAATACAAAATCACCACCAACAATATCGGCAGGATAAACATTGAAAAGACCAAATAA
- the dprA gene encoding DNA-processing protein DprA, translating to MMPRESLDYWLALTMIDGLGQKGVDRLLEAFHGPEEVFSAAGHELQTRCALSPEVAVRISAFADWQSVAHERQLAEYLGAVIIPRVDERYPKNLLNIYDPPPILYCKGDLHAFAAPMVAIVGSRKASTHGRHFAFHLAGELAERNIGVASGMALGIDGAAHEGCLHTGGRTVAVWGSGLDVCYPARHRRLATEIESNGLLVSEVSFGSRPEKHHFPRRNRIISGLSEAVVVVEASLQSGSLITARCALEQGREVFAVPGLPGSAASRGSNWLIKEGAQLLDSADDLFCCLPRLQTIAEVGCTPAAGRVTGHSDEEKLLLAKMGPTEYSLDQLMEISGWTHDKVSSIVLGLELAGTLWRTDAGRFQRNPHHR from the coding sequence ATGATGCCGCGGGAATCGCTGGATTACTGGTTGGCCCTGACCATGATCGACGGTTTGGGGCAAAAAGGGGTGGACCGTCTTCTAGAGGCGTTTCATGGTCCGGAAGAGGTTTTTTCCGCTGCAGGCCATGAGTTGCAGACCCGCTGCGCCCTCAGCCCTGAGGTGGCAGTCCGGATATCAGCTTTTGCCGACTGGCAGTCTGTTGCCCATGAGCGACAGCTGGCGGAGTACCTGGGAGCCGTTATTATCCCCCGGGTCGATGAACGGTACCCAAAAAATCTGCTCAATATCTATGATCCTCCGCCGATATTGTATTGCAAAGGAGATCTACACGCCTTTGCTGCGCCGATGGTGGCCATTGTTGGATCGCGAAAGGCGTCCACCCATGGCCGTCATTTTGCTTTCCATTTGGCTGGGGAACTGGCCGAGCGGAATATCGGCGTTGCCAGTGGGATGGCTTTGGGTATTGACGGTGCCGCCCACGAAGGATGTCTCCACACAGGCGGCAGAACGGTAGCGGTGTGGGGTTCCGGTCTTGATGTCTGCTACCCGGCCCGTCATCGCCGCCTGGCGACCGAGATTGAAAGCAATGGCCTGCTGGTAAGCGAGGTTTCTTTTGGCAGCCGGCCGGAAAAACACCATTTCCCCCGTCGCAACCGGATTATCAGCGGTTTGTCGGAGGCCGTCGTTGTTGTTGAGGCATCCCTGCAGAGTGGCTCCCTGATTACCGCCCGCTGTGCTCTGGAGCAGGGACGGGAAGTCTTTGCGGTTCCAGGTCTGCCGGGCAGTGCCGCCAGTCGCGGCAGTAATTGGCTGATCAAGGAGGGTGCTCAGCTGCTTGACAGTGCCGATGACCTTTTCTGCTGCCTGCCCCGTCTGCAGACCATAGCTGAGGTGGGTTGCACGCCGGCGGCCGGCAGGGTGACGGGGCATTCGGACGAGGAAAAACTGCTCCTTGCCAAGATGGGGCCGACGGAGTATTCTCTTGACCAGTTGATGGAGATTTCCGGCTGGACCCACGATAAAGTCAGCAGCATTGTGCTGGGATTGGAGCTGGCAGGGACCCTCTGGCGCACTGATGCCGGCAGGTTTCAGCGAAATCCTCACCACCGGTGA
- a CDS encoding DUF494 family protein, with protein MFERMLAIISIISQYIMEDIDVLDQEGEIVEDLLSLGFETDEIEAAFNWIANLSRGVNRTDEALDAQEFGRYVRIFTAEEKRLLSNPARGYLMKLHNLDLVDAPLLEEIIDQALLLDTPAVGVEEIKMISTMVVMFSQSAADAKTRFLRFIEADAEVMYH; from the coding sequence ATGTTTGAACGGATGTTGGCAATAATCAGCATTATTTCCCAGTATATTATGGAAGATATCGATGTTCTTGATCAGGAAGGAGAAATCGTTGAAGATCTGCTGTCGCTGGGATTTGAAACGGATGAGATTGAAGCTGCCTTTAACTGGATTGCCAACCTTTCCCGGGGGGTTAACCGGACGGATGAGGCTCTTGACGCCCAGGAGTTTGGCCGGTATGTTCGCATTTTTACCGCTGAGGAGAAGCGCCTGCTGAGCAACCCGGCCCGTGGCTATCTCATGAAGCTCCATAACCTGGATCTGGTTGATGCCCCTTTGCTGGAAGAGATTATTGATCAGGCGTTGCTTTTGGATACCCCGGCGGTCGGGGTTGAGGAGATCAAAATGATTTCCACCATGGTGGTGATGTTCAGCCAGAGTGCCGCTGACGCCAAAACCCGCTTCCTGCGGTTCATTGAGGCTGATGCTGAGGTTATGTATCACTAG
- the topA gene encoding type I DNA topoisomerase, translating to MTKSLLIVESPAKARTIKKYLGKNFDVKASVGHVKDLPKKELGIEITKEGGFVPSYVTIRGKGKIISELKKAAKTAEAVYLAPDPDREGEAIAWHIAHELGRGEGVYRVLFHEITPQAIAEALKNPLAIDEDKVNAQQSRRILDRLVGYKISPLLWKTVRRGLSAGRVQSVAVRLVCDREAEIQTFKPQEYWHIEANLEGRQPPPFAARLHAVDGKKAVVGNQQEAETIVQQLTSVPFLVAKCEQKKRRRNPLPPFITSKLQQEAARKLNFSAKKTMMVAQQLYEGVDLGDAGPTGLITYMRTDSVRVSDMALQDCRAYIKNRFGDDYLPARAVHFKNKNAAQDAHEAIRPTSMEHDPERIAPFLSAEQLKLYRLIWNRFAASQMAPAQYFQTIADIQAGERFLFRAVGRRQIFDGFLALYEEGTDNGNVSEQDTELPPLAEGDQLNLEKLVPSQHFTQPPPRFTESTLVKELEEQGIGRPSTYATILSTIQDRDYVELKEKKFYPTDLGELVTQLLKKSFPDILDVSFTAQLEGKLDLVGEGKQDWQQLLDDFYQPFNEKLVAAVATMKEVKQQEQTTDEVCEKCGAQMVIKWGRNGKFLACPNYPECKNTRNLEQKEGPEVPPATKEELDQLGNCPECEQPLTIKSGRFGRFIACSRYPECKYTRSIGTGIHCPQDGCDGEIVEKRSRKGKIFYSCSRYPDCTYALWNKPYPLTCPQCGHPFLVEKTSKSRGHFLQCPEKECSYSADLPDKG from the coding sequence ATGACAAAATCACTCTTAATAGTCGAGTCGCCGGCAAAGGCCCGGACGATCAAAAAGTACCTTGGCAAAAATTTTGATGTCAAGGCCTCGGTGGGTCATGTAAAAGATCTGCCGAAAAAGGAGCTGGGAATTGAGATCACCAAGGAAGGCGGGTTTGTGCCCTCCTATGTGACCATTCGCGGCAAGGGAAAAATTATCAGTGAACTGAAAAAAGCTGCCAAAACTGCCGAGGCCGTTTATCTGGCTCCCGACCCGGACCGCGAAGGGGAGGCCATTGCCTGGCATATCGCCCATGAACTGGGCCGCGGGGAGGGAGTTTACCGGGTTCTTTTTCATGAAATTACCCCCCAGGCGATTGCCGAAGCGCTGAAAAATCCGCTGGCGATTGATGAGGATAAAGTGAATGCCCAGCAGTCGAGGCGGATTCTCGACCGTCTGGTGGGCTATAAAATCAGCCCCCTGCTCTGGAAAACAGTTCGCCGGGGCTTAAGCGCCGGGCGGGTACAGTCAGTGGCGGTTCGCCTGGTGTGTGATCGTGAAGCCGAAATTCAAACGTTTAAACCGCAGGAATACTGGCATATTGAGGCCAATCTTGAAGGCCGGCAACCACCTCCCTTTGCCGCGCGGCTCCATGCTGTCGACGGCAAAAAAGCTGTCGTTGGCAATCAGCAGGAGGCGGAAACGATCGTTCAGCAGCTTACTTCGGTACCCTTTCTGGTTGCAAAATGTGAGCAGAAAAAGCGCCGGCGCAATCCGCTGCCTCCCTTTATTACCAGTAAACTGCAGCAGGAAGCGGCCCGCAAGCTCAATTTCAGTGCTAAAAAAACGATGATGGTTGCCCAGCAGCTCTATGAAGGGGTAGATCTGGGGGATGCCGGACCCACCGGTCTGATCACCTATATGCGTACTGATTCGGTGCGGGTGTCAGATATGGCGTTGCAGGACTGTCGGGCCTATATTAAAAACCGTTTTGGTGATGACTATCTTCCTGCCCGGGCAGTACATTTCAAAAATAAAAATGCCGCCCAGGATGCCCATGAAGCCATCCGTCCCACATCCATGGAGCATGACCCTGAGCGGATAGCTCCATTCCTCTCTGCCGAACAGCTTAAGCTGTACCGACTCATCTGGAACCGCTTTGCGGCCAGCCAGATGGCGCCGGCCCAGTATTTTCAGACGATAGCCGATATTCAGGCCGGTGAACGATTTTTGTTCCGGGCGGTGGGCCGGCGACAGATTTTTGACGGATTTCTGGCTCTCTATGAAGAGGGGACGGATAATGGTAACGTCAGTGAACAGGATACCGAGCTGCCGCCATTGGCTGAAGGCGATCAGCTCAACCTGGAAAAACTGGTCCCGTCGCAGCATTTCACCCAGCCGCCGCCCCGATTTACTGAGAGTACGCTGGTGAAGGAGCTGGAAGAGCAGGGTATCGGCCGGCCTTCCACCTATGCCACTATTTTGTCAACGATTCAGGATCGTGACTATGTGGAATTGAAAGAGAAAAAGTTCTACCCGACCGATTTGGGTGAGTTGGTAACCCAGCTGTTGAAAAAAAGTTTTCCTGATATCCTTGATGTCAGTTTCACCGCTCAGCTCGAGGGTAAACTGGATCTGGTGGGTGAAGGGAAACAGGACTGGCAACAGCTGCTGGACGATTTTTATCAGCCATTCAATGAGAAACTGGTGGCGGCAGTGGCAACCATGAAGGAAGTGAAACAGCAGGAGCAGACAACGGATGAGGTCTGTGAAAAATGCGGCGCCCAGATGGTCATCAAGTGGGGACGCAACGGCAAATTTCTTGCCTGCCCCAACTATCCCGAATGTAAAAATACCAGAAACCTTGAGCAGAAAGAAGGACCGGAGGTTCCCCCGGCAACCAAGGAAGAGCTGGATCAGCTGGGCAACTGCCCTGAATGTGAGCAGCCACTGACTATCAAAAGTGGTCGTTTTGGCCGGTTTATCGCCTGTTCTCGTTATCCGGAATGCAAGTACACCCGTTCCATCGGTACCGGCATCCATTGCCCGCAGGACGGTTGTGATGGCGAAATTGTTGAAAAACGGTCGCGCAAGGGAAAAATATTTTACTCCTGTTCCCGTTACCCTGACTGCACCTATGCCCTCTGGAATAAGCCATATCCGTTGACTTGTCCCCAATGCGGCCATCCTTTTCTGGTGGAGAAAACGTCCAAATCCCGGGGGCATTTCCTGCAATGTCCCGAGAAAGAGTGTTCCTATTCCGCTGATCTGCCGGATAAAGGGTAG
- a CDS encoding ATPase, producing the protein MKNRTVNEVYRKDLHFKRSDPYLGDKQFPEPTVCSQCGIVYVKGMWWDDFDRQQLPTGKELHEVVCPACRRIMDKNPAGYLYLADSEFLRRHAGEIEQLLVNKADQAKTEHPLQRIMTWEKEPPQWEITTTSDHLAVRLGKALNSAFKGNLEVKFSEGLKLTRVYWERQT; encoded by the coding sequence ATGAAGAATCGAACTGTCAACGAGGTGTACCGGAAAGATCTGCATTTCAAACGCTCTGATCCCTATCTGGGTGACAAGCAGTTTCCTGAGCCGACTGTTTGTTCCCAATGTGGCATTGTTTACGTGAAAGGAATGTGGTGGGATGATTTTGACCGGCAGCAGCTGCCCACGGGCAAAGAGCTGCATGAAGTGGTCTGTCCCGCCTGCCGCCGGATAATGGATAAAAATCCGGCCGGCTACCTCTACCTCGCCGACTCTGAATTTTTGCGACGCCACGCAGGAGAAATTGAGCAGCTGCTTGTCAATAAGGCTGATCAGGCAAAAACCGAACATCCCCTGCAGCGGATTATGACCTGGGAAAAAGAACCGCCCCAATGGGAGATCACCACCACCAGCGATCATCTGGCGGTGCGTTTGGGCAAGGCTTTGAACAGCGCCTTCAAGGGCAATCTCGAAGTCAAGTTTTCTGAGGGGTTGAAACTTACCCGGGTCTACTGGGAACGTCAGACATAA
- a CDS encoding SLBB domain-containing protein, with amino-acid sequence MKRLFRLLAFLTFFLSLGLGAFAADLDPQALQQLQALPADVQAKIIQEYQKGSVSPNPVSEKIVTQTVKTPAAPAYTAPPAADRPEKVDLPAGLSLLERQFRGRYQSSLAAQLDQFGYNLFSAASSRVAQKVVPNDNYLITPGDQIRIRLWGTTEDTQYISPVDADGTINVPKIGVVAVAGERLGQLNTVIGREVQKYTQGVNVSVTLETLHSVEVYVVGEVGSPGLHVVPAFSTLFKGLQAAGGVKKSGTLRRITLYRNGQANTWLDLYDLILKGNRQADQILQDGDVIFVPRIGRTAALAGAVYQAGIFELQEEKTVEQLLALGGGLLTNAYSQALYVKYYDAANVFQVEDIRPGNQDALRRAMPAGGLLEVPFIPEDRPDTVRLMGHVKVGQTFNYASGLTLKDILHSIDELKPEAFLDHALLHRYNPATTRYEVQKFPLGDFFAGTYQLPLQPYDTIEILSRADLGIKENVSVSGAVWRPGTYGFHPGLTVADLLVLAGAASRITSISTATPTCTATIRQPCATRLRSLICKQP; translated from the coding sequence ATGAAAAGATTGTTCCGTCTGCTTGCTTTTTTGACCTTTTTTCTTTCCCTTGGCCTCGGCGCCTTTGCCGCCGACCTTGATCCGCAGGCGCTGCAGCAGCTGCAGGCCCTGCCGGCCGATGTCCAGGCAAAAATCATCCAGGAATACCAGAAGGGCTCCGTAAGCCCCAATCCGGTCAGCGAAAAGATTGTCACCCAGACGGTAAAAACCCCCGCTGCTCCGGCTTATACCGCGCCGCCGGCCGCCGACCGGCCGGAAAAGGTTGACCTGCCTGCCGGCCTCTCACTGTTGGAGCGCCAGTTTCGCGGCCGCTACCAGTCCTCGCTGGCGGCCCAGCTTGACCAGTTCGGCTACAATCTATTCAGCGCCGCCAGTTCCCGGGTGGCCCAGAAGGTGGTTCCCAACGACAACTACCTGATCACCCCCGGCGACCAGATCCGCATCCGCCTGTGGGGCACCACCGAGGACACCCAGTATATCTCCCCGGTCGATGCCGACGGCACCATCAACGTGCCGAAAATCGGCGTGGTGGCGGTGGCCGGCGAACGCCTCGGACAGCTCAACACGGTCATCGGCCGCGAGGTGCAGAAATACACCCAGGGGGTCAACGTCAGCGTCACCCTGGAAACCCTCCACAGCGTCGAAGTCTACGTCGTCGGTGAGGTCGGCAGCCCCGGCCTCCATGTTGTCCCGGCCTTTTCGACCCTGTTCAAAGGCCTGCAGGCCGCCGGCGGCGTCAAGAAATCCGGCACTCTGCGGCGCATCACCCTCTACCGCAACGGCCAGGCGAACACCTGGCTTGATCTCTATGACCTGATTCTCAAGGGCAATCGCCAAGCCGACCAAATCCTCCAGGACGGCGATGTCATCTTCGTGCCCCGCATCGGCCGAACCGCCGCCCTTGCCGGCGCTGTCTACCAGGCGGGAATTTTCGAACTCCAGGAGGAAAAAACGGTTGAACAGCTGCTGGCCCTCGGCGGCGGCCTGCTGACCAACGCCTATTCCCAGGCCCTGTACGTCAAATACTACGATGCCGCCAATGTTTTCCAGGTGGAAGATATCCGCCCCGGCAACCAGGACGCCCTCCGCCGGGCCATGCCGGCCGGCGGCCTGCTGGAAGTGCCCTTCATTCCCGAAGACCGGCCCGACACCGTCCGCCTCATGGGCCATGTCAAAGTCGGCCAGACCTTCAACTATGCCAGCGGCCTGACCCTCAAGGATATCCTGCACTCGATAGACGAACTCAAACCGGAAGCTTTTCTCGACCACGCCCTGCTGCACCGCTACAATCCGGCCACCACCCGCTACGAAGTGCAGAAGTTTCCCCTGGGCGATTTTTTTGCCGGCACCTACCAGCTGCCGTTGCAGCCCTACGACACGATCGAGATTCTTTCCCGCGCTGACCTGGGCATCAAGGAAAACGTCTCCGTTTCCGGGGCCGTCTGGCGGCCGGGGACCTATGGCTTCCACCCCGGCCTGACGGTGGCCGACCTGCTGGTGCTGGCCGGCGCGGCGTCAAGGATCACGAGTATATCGACGGCAACGCCTACCTGTACCGCTACGATCAGGCAACCCTGCGCTACTCGATTGAGAAGCTTGATCTGCAAACAGCCTTGA
- a CDS encoding SLBB domain-containing protein, which yields MSDATPVELKAFDRVTLLSRTDYNFDEPVHIAGAVRKAGEFVWHPALTVKNLVDLAGGPTIGARTDRVEISRILIKEGISDISHLTVDLADQQNFILQPYDYVLVPRVKDATRVATVTLSGEVRYPGTYSIADGEYLSDVIRRAGGFTDNAYFYGASFTSLQAQKVQQQSIDKMVQTLELTAQRNIAKMEQLAAAEDSAAEAQVSQITAQKLIKELAAVKASGRISMRLAPLSELTGSVFDVELQEGDHLHIPPKPAFVSVVGSVYSPNSYLFQPGLTVADYLELSGGPTKDADEDYIYVQRANGEVLSAKQSGMFSRFYSQELMPGDAVVVLEDLERLPVMRVFKDVTEIVFRIVTTAGIFFAI from the coding sequence TTGAGCGACGCCACCCCGGTGGAGCTCAAAGCCTTCGACCGCGTCACCCTGCTGTCGCGCACCGACTACAACTTCGACGAACCGGTCCATATCGCCGGAGCGGTGCGCAAGGCGGGCGAGTTTGTCTGGCATCCGGCCCTCACCGTCAAAAATCTGGTGGATCTGGCCGGCGGCCCCACCATCGGCGCCCGTACCGACCGGGTGGAGATTTCCCGAATCCTCATCAAAGAGGGGATTTCCGACATCAGCCACCTGACCGTCGATCTTGCCGATCAGCAAAACTTCATCCTCCAGCCCTATGACTACGTCCTCGTCCCCCGGGTCAAGGATGCCACCCGGGTGGCCACCGTGACCCTCAGCGGTGAAGTCCGCTATCCGGGGACCTACAGCATTGCCGACGGCGAATATCTCTCCGATGTCATCCGTCGGGCCGGCGGTTTCACCGACAACGCTTATTTCTACGGCGCGTCCTTCACCTCCCTCCAGGCCCAGAAAGTCCAGCAGCAGAGCATCGACAAGATGGTCCAAACCCTGGAGCTGACCGCCCAGCGCAATATTGCCAAGATGGAACAGCTGGCGGCTGCCGAAGATTCCGCCGCCGAGGCGCAAGTCAGCCAGATTACCGCGCAAAAACTGATCAAGGAGCTGGCGGCTGTCAAGGCCAGCGGCCGGATCAGCATGCGCCTGGCACCGCTCAGCGAACTGACCGGTTCGGTATTTGACGTCGAGCTGCAGGAAGGCGACCACCTGCACATTCCACCGAAACCGGCCTTTGTCTCGGTTGTCGGCAGCGTCTATTCCCCCAACTCCTATCTTTTCCAGCCGGGGTTGACCGTGGCTGACTATCTGGAACTGAGCGGCGGCCCCACCAAGGATGCCGATGAAGACTATATTTATGTCCAGCGGGCCAACGGGGAAGTGCTGTCGGCCAAACAGTCGGGCATGTTCAGCCGCTTTTACAGCCAGGAGCTGATGCCCGGCGATGCGGTGGTGGTCCTCGAAGACCTGGAACGGCTGCCGGTCATGCGCGTCTTCAAAGACGTGACGGAGATTGTCTTTCGCATCGTCACCACGGCCGGGATTTTCTTTGCCATCTAG